In one window of Hyla sarda isolate aHylSar1 chromosome 1, aHylSar1.hap1, whole genome shotgun sequence DNA:
- the LOC130298194 gene encoding zinc finger protein OZF-like, producing MRGHHLCMSKVKEEIPGGVTPENPTEKSEENLILSLNCKGEAEDMMERSSGEDLLTTNAHPELYSTDLSYNNPPYHEEPSPDQSQAVTTSSGQEWVKRFQCSECGKEFTRRSSLFTHRGSHTGERPYSCSECGKSFKQKSHLATHERIHTGEKPYSCLECGKCFPMKSHLVRHERSHTGEKPYSCLECGKCFTNKSNLVVHKRNHTGEKPYSCSECGKCFKNQSNLVIHVRSHTGERPYSCSECGKSFTHKSQLHKHERVHKREKPYSCSECGKCYTKKAHLDQHERLHTGEKPYSCSECGRCFTHRNSLVVHERTHKGEKPYSCSECGKYFTSQSSLVVHERSHRGEKPYSCSECEKCFTNKSHLNIHERSHIGDKPYSCSDCGKCFIQKSTLISHERTHTGEKPYSCSQCGQCFTHKSNLVIHERIHTGEKPYSCSDCGKCFTQKAHLDRHHRTHTGEKTF from the exons atgaggggCCATCACCTGTGTatgagcaaagtgaaggaggaaattccaggaggtgttaccccag AAAATCCCACTGAGAAATCTGAGGAAAACCTCATCTTATCACTAAATTGTAAAGGAGAAGCTGAAGAtatgatggagcgctcctcaggagaagacctcctaACCACTAATGCCCATCCAGAACTTTACAGtacagatctatcctataataatccCCCTTATCACGAGGAACCTTCTCCCGACCAATCACAGGCTGTTACCACAAGTAGTGGACAGGAATGGGTGAAAAGGTTTCAGTGTAGTGAATGTGGAAAAGAGTTTACGAGAAGATCAAGTCTTTTTACACACAgaggaagtcacacaggagagaggccGTACTCATGTTCAGAGTGTGGGAAAAGTTTTAAGCAGAAATCACACCTTGCtacacatgagagaattcacacaggagagaagccgtattcatgtttggaatgtgggaaatgttttccaaTGAAATCACATCTCGTtagacatgagagaagtcacacaggagagaagccgtattcatgcttAGAATGTGGTAAGTGTTTCACaaataaatcaaatcttgttgtGCACAAGAGGAACCACACTGGAgaaaagccgtattcatgttcagaatgtgggaaatgttttaaaaatcAATCTAATCTTGTAATACATGTGAGAAGTCACACAGGTGAGAGGCCATATTCGTGTTCTGAATGTGGTAAATCCTTTACACATAAATCACAGCTTCATAAACACGAGAGAGTTCATAAAAGAGAAAAGCCGTAttcttgttcagaatgtgggaaatgttacaCAAAAAAGGCCCACCTTGATCAACATGAGAGActgcacacaggagagaagccatattcatgttcagaatgtgggagatGTTTTACACATAGAAATAGTCTTGTTGTACACGAGAGAACTCACAAAGGAGAaaaaccatattcatgttcagaatgtggaaaatattttacaAGTCAATCAAGTCTTGTtgtacatgagagaagtcacagaggggagaagccatattcatgttctgaatgtgagaaatgtttcacAAATAAATCACATCTGAATATACACGAGAGAAGTCATATAGGAgacaagccatattcatgttcagattgtgggaaatgttttatccaGAAATCAACTCTTATTTCAcatgagagaactcacacaggagagaagccgtattcatgttcacaaTGCGGGCAATGTTTTACACATAAGTCGAatcttgttatacatgagagaattcacacaggagagaagccgtattcatgttcagattgTGGAAAATGTTTCACACAAAAAGCCCATCTTGATCGacatcacagaactcacacaggagagaagacaTTTTGA